CACCGCCTGCTCGGGCTCGTAGATGATGCCCTGCTGCAAGACGCCCGGCTCGCCCACGACCCGGGCGTGCTGGTCCACGGTGATCACCGCGATGCAGATGCCTTCTCCGGCGAGTCGCTCGCGGTCGCGCAGGACCGCGTTGCCCACGTCGCCGACACCGAGCCCGTCGACGAACACCAGGCCCGGGCGGAACGAGTCGCCACGCCGCACCTGGCCGTCCTCCAGCAGCACGGTGTCGCCGTCCTCGCAGATGAACACCCGCTCGCCGGGTGTGCCGGTCTCCCGGGCGATGGCGGCGTGGGCCACGAGGTGACGGTACTCGCCGTGCACCGGGATGAAATGCCGGGGGCGCACGATGTTGTGGTAGAAGCGCAGGTCGTCGGCGGCTGCGTGGCCCGACACGTGCACGTCCGCGATGCCCTTGTGCACCACGTCGGCCCCCTGGCGGAACAGCCCGTTGATGGACTTGTAGATCGCATGCTCGTTGCCGGGGATGACGCTTGACGCCATCACGACCGTGTCCCCCGCGGACAGGTGCACCTGCTTGTGCTGGCCTGCGGCCATGAGCGAGAGGGCGGCATAGGGCTCGCCCTGGGAGCCCGTGCAGATGATGACCGCCTCGTGGCTCTCCATGCGGTCGACTTGGGCCATCTCCACCACGTCGGCGTCACGGTAGTGCAGGTAACCGAGCTCGCGCCCGATCGGCATGTTGCGCACCATCGAGCGACCGACGAAGCACACCTTGCGCCCGATGGCGGTGGCCGCGTCGATGATCTGCTGGACGCGGTGCACGTGGCTTGCGAACGTCGTCACGATGATGCGCCCGTTGGCCTTGCCGAAGACCTCGGCCATGGTGCGCCCGATGACCCGCTCGGTGGGCACGTGGCCGCGGGTGTCGGCGCCGGTGGAGTCGGCCAGCAGCAGGGCGACACCCTCGTCGCCGAGCTGGGCGAGGTGGGGCAGGTCGGTGGGCTTGTCGTCGATCGGCGTCTGGTCGAGCTTGAAGTCGCCGGAGTGCAGGATCATGCCGTGGGGGGTGTGCACGGCCACGGCCAGACCGTCGGGGATCGAGTGCGCGACCCCGACGAACTCCATGTCGAACGGGCCGGTGGTGATGCGTTCGCCGGCCTCGACCTGGCGCAGGTCGGGCGTGATGTCGGGGTACTCCTCGAGCTTCGCCCGGATCAAGCCGAGGGTCAGGCGCGTGGCGTACACCGGGACGCCGGGGAAGTCGCGCCAGAAGAACGGCAGCGCCCCCATGTGGTCCTCGTGCCCGTGGGTGATGACCGCGCAGTGGATGTCTGCCGCGCGATCCTTCAGCGCGGACCAGTCCGGCAGGATCAGGTCGATGCCGTGGTGCTCCGCGTCGGGGAAGATCAGGCCGACGTCGATCAGCGCGATACGGCCGTCGACCTCCACCGAGGCCATGTTGCGGCCGATCTCGCCGAGACCGCCGAAGAACGAGACGCGAACGGGGGGGGATGCCATCAGCGGGTCACCCCCGCGGCCGCGAGCGCGTCGGCGACGGCCGCGTCCACGGCGTCGTCCGCGTCGACCAGCGGCAGGCGGACCGGCCCACCTGGGAGTCCGAGCTGGCGCAGGGCGGCCTTCAGGGGCCCCGGACTCGGGTCGGCGGTCATGAGGGTGGTCATGAGGGGCAGGATGCGCAGGTGGATGTCTCGGGCCTTTCCTGGATTGGTGGCAAAGCAGTCGATCATGGTGGCCATCTCCGTGCCGACCAGGTGCGAGGACACCCCGACCACGCCCACCCCGCCGA
This sequence is a window from Egibacteraceae bacterium. Protein-coding genes within it:
- a CDS encoding ribonuclease J, with the translated sequence MASPPVRVSFFGGLGEIGRNMASVEVDGRIALIDVGLIFPDAEHHGIDLILPDWSALKDRAADIHCAVITHGHEDHMGALPFFWRDFPGVPVYATRLTLGLIRAKLEEYPDITPDLRQVEAGERITTGPFDMEFVGVAHSIPDGLAVAVHTPHGMILHSGDFKLDQTPIDDKPTDLPHLAQLGDEGVALLLADSTGADTRGHVPTERVIGRTMAEVFGKANGRIIVTTFASHVHRVQQIIDAATAIGRKVCFVGRSMVRNMPIGRELGYLHYRDADVVEMAQVDRMESHEAVIICTGSQGEPYAALSLMAAGQHKQVHLSAGDTVVMASSVIPGNEHAIYKSINGLFRQGADVVHKGIADVHVSGHAAADDLRFYHNIVRPRHFIPVHGEYRHLVAHAAIARETGTPGERVFICEDGDTVLLEDGQVRRGDSFRPGLVFVDGLGVGDVGNAVLRDRERLAGEGICIAVITVDQHARVVGEPGVLQQGIIYEPEQAVLLEHAAKVLVDELHRHDGDGDEGVVRRTSVQALARFWREQVGRRPVILPVIVEL